A genomic region of Polypterus senegalus isolate Bchr_013 chromosome 17, ASM1683550v1, whole genome shotgun sequence contains the following coding sequences:
- the rpl23 gene encoding 60S ribosomal protein L23 → MSKRGRGGSSGAKFRISLGLPVGAVINCADNTGAKNLYIISVKGIKGRLNRLPAAGVGDMVMATVKKGKPELRKKVHPAVVIRQRKSFRRKDGVFLYFEDNAGVIVNNKGEMKGSAITGPVAKECADLWPRIASNAGSIA, encoded by the exons ATGTCTAAGAGAG GACGTGGTGGTTCATCTGGTGCGAAGTTTCGCATCTCCCTGGGTCTCCCAGTGGGAGCTGTCATCAACTGTGCAGACAATACAG GAGCCAAGAACCTGTACATTATCTCCGTTAAGGGGATCAAAGGTCGCCTCAACAGGCTACCTGCTGCTGGTGTTGGTGACATGGTGATGGCAACAGTGAAGAAAGGCAAGCCTGAGCTCAGAAAAAAGG TGCATCCTGCGGTGGTGATACGACAACGAAAATCTTTTAGAAGAAAAGATGGAGTTTTCCTCTATTTTGAAGATAATGCAGGGGTAATAGTGAACAACAAAGGAGAAATGAAAG GATCTGCAATTACAGGACCAGTTGCAAAGGAATGTGCAGACTTGTGGCCTAGGATTGCTTCAAATGCAGGCAGCATTGCATAA